GTATTTCCCCATGAGCTCGTCGTATCTCCCGCCCCTTACGAGCGGCGACTGTATGTCGCGCGAGAGTATCTCGAACGTTACGCCGGTGTAGTAGTTAAATCCCCTGATTTCGCCGAGGTCTATGTTGATGTCGCAGTCCGACTGGTAGTCCCCGATGACTGAAATCACGTTTTCGAGCTCGACCACGTATTTACTTATCGAGCGTATCTTTTTCGCTTCATTTAAAACTTCCATCCCGCCGAAGAGGGAAGGGAGCATGCTTATCGCATCCTTTACGGGTTTCGTCGCTTTCGATTTCTTTATGGCGCTTGAAAGGGCTTCCTGGTCCTTTTTCTTAAGGGCGTCTTCGATGTCCTTTCTGTGCTCGCCCGTCTGCGCCAGGAGGTGCCTCAGTATTCCGGTGTGTCCTATGTCGAGGACGAGGTTCTTTATGCCGGATTTACCGAGGGACTTTATGCCGAGGGCGATGATCTCGGCGTCGGCCTCGGCCGAGCCGAGCCCGACGAGCTCGCAGCCGGCCTGGAATATCTCGCGCTCCTTGCCGCTGCTCTTTTCCTCGAACCTTACGACCCTGCCGTTGTAGCAGAGCCTGAGCGGGGCCGCGTGGTCCTTCAGCTGCGTTGCCACGATCCTCCCGACCTGGGGGGTGAT
This sequence is a window from Thermodesulfobacteriota bacterium. Protein-coding genes within it:
- the hisZ gene encoding ATP phosphoribosyltransferase regulatory subunit produces the protein MINRLSLPQGVKDYTPEKAEELRRTEEGLLEEFARWGYRKVITPLFEYLDPLSIGLGDELKSKVMKFVDPSSGDVVALRPDITPQVGRIVATQLKDHAAPLRLCYNGRVVRFEEKSSGKEREIFQAGCELVGLGSAEADAEIIALGIKSLGKSGIKNLVLDIGHTGILRHLLAQTGEHRKDIEDALKKKDQEALSSAIKKSKATKPVKDAISMLPSLFGGMEVLNEAKKIRSISKYVVELENVISVIGDYQSDCDINIDLGEIRGFNYYTGVTFEILSRDIQSPLVRGGRYDELMGKYGHDAPATGFAVDVESLLSTHRRDGENNQIHFVVIPKKPGLRREAIRLAEWLRSSGFKVVLDLNLDKAQMELRIKENRASNFYGVILLETPSKLKLIESRRGACKEFSNLEELLKGGI